From the genome of Desulfovibrio aminophilus, one region includes:
- a CDS encoding polymer-forming cytoskeletal protein, producing the protein MAKDEINAFLGAGTSYHGKLHFHGAVRIDGNFQGEVESDGTLVIGQEAVVEGTVRVGQLVLSGNLRGEVEAGGRVVLHKTANLQGDIRTPVLVVEEGAVLEGRLAMVQPDGSTTPAGTSGDNLF; encoded by the coding sequence ATGGCCAAGGACGAAATCAACGCCTTTCTCGGCGCCGGGACCAGCTACCACGGCAAGCTTCACTTCCACGGGGCCGTGCGCATCGACGGCAATTTCCAGGGCGAGGTGGAGTCCGACGGCACCCTGGTCATCGGCCAGGAGGCCGTGGTCGAGGGAACCGTCCGGGTGGGCCAGCTCGTGCTCTCCGGCAACCTGCGCGGCGAGGTGGAGGCCGGGGGGCGGGTGGTCCTGCACAAGACCGCCAACCTCCAGGGCGACATCAGGACGCCGGTGCTCGTGGTCGAGGAGGGCGCGGTCCTGGAGGGCCGCCTGGCCATGGTCCAGCCCGACGGCTCCACGACCCCGGCCGGGACCTCCGGCGACAACTTGTTCTAA
- the rodA gene encoding rod shape-determining protein RodA has translation MSPIDRRLLFHVNWPLLGLTMLLFLCGVMNLYSASGFRLGEGMSVDSFYQKQLVWGLMGLCGMTCMTFFDYKHLRTAAWPLFWITVALLAAVPFAGKTIYGARRWLDLGFMSFQPSEMAKICILIIGARILSMEKERLGFLKLFCILAVGLVPAGMVILQPDLGSGLSILMLLGGLILYRGLTPRVFKTALVAIPSLLPLAWFGLHDYQKRRILSFLDPATDPLGAGYHIIQSEIAIGSGQFWGKGFLAGTQSQLRFLPEKHTDFAVAVFGEEWGFLGMMLLLTTFCVFLYQLMVIARDPRDLFGSYLAAGIFFYFFWQILINMGMVLGLMPVVGIPLPFISYGGSATLVNFCLIGLALNVSMRRFLFKQG, from the coding sequence TCCACGTCAACTGGCCCCTGCTGGGCCTGACCATGCTGCTCTTCCTCTGCGGGGTCATGAACCTCTACTCGGCCAGCGGCTTCCGCCTGGGCGAGGGCATGAGCGTGGACAGCTTCTATCAGAAGCAGCTCGTCTGGGGCCTCATGGGCCTGTGCGGCATGACCTGCATGACCTTCTTCGACTACAAGCACCTGCGCACGGCGGCCTGGCCCCTGTTCTGGATCACGGTGGCGCTCTTGGCCGCCGTGCCCTTCGCGGGCAAGACCATCTACGGCGCGCGGCGCTGGCTGGACCTGGGCTTCATGAGCTTCCAGCCCAGCGAGATGGCCAAGATCTGCATCCTGATCATCGGCGCGCGCATCCTCTCCATGGAGAAGGAACGCCTGGGATTCCTCAAGCTCTTCTGCATCCTGGCCGTGGGCCTGGTGCCCGCCGGCATGGTCATCCTCCAGCCGGACCTGGGTTCGGGCCTGTCCATCCTCATGCTCCTGGGCGGCCTCATCCTTTACAGAGGCCTCACCCCCCGGGTCTTCAAGACCGCGCTGGTGGCCATTCCGAGCCTGCTGCCCCTGGCCTGGTTCGGCCTGCACGACTATCAGAAGCGGCGCATCCTCTCCTTCCTGGACCCCGCCACCGACCCCCTGGGCGCGGGCTACCACATCATCCAGTCCGAAATCGCCATCGGCTCGGGCCAGTTCTGGGGCAAGGGCTTCCTGGCCGGGACCCAGAGCCAGCTCCGCTTCCTGCCGGAAAAGCACACCGACTTCGCGGTGGCCGTGTTCGGCGAGGAATGGGGCTTCCTGGGCATGATGCTCCTCCTGACCACCTTCTGCGTCTTCCTCTACCAGCTGATGGTCATCGCCCGGGATCCCCGGGATCTCTTCGGCAGCTACCTGGCCGCCGGAATCTTCTTCTATTTCTTCTGGCAAATCCTCATAAACATGGGTATGGTCCTGGGGCTCATGCCAGTGGTCGGCATTCCCTTGCCCTTCATCAGTTATGGGGGCAGCGCCACCCTGGTGAACTTCTGTCTCATCGGCCTCGCGCTCAACGTCTCCATGCGCCGGTTCCTGTTCAAGCAGGGCTAG